In the genome of Pelobacter seleniigenes DSM 18267, one region contains:
- a CDS encoding sensor histidine kinase, translated as MTALRQFFRRRLVPRKLLDSVALVIMILVVFQMISLGVLFSRMIYEIVEQQTEKRALQAAKHVALIPELRRIVNHQDQLDTLASLANAIRLEAEATGLIITDSHALQIYNSDSRQIGHLYEIPNLNRVLRYGHPYVSKSSLQHGALISGNAPIFNDDLDIVGMVSVNYQIESVRLLTKGYLEKELFYIWVFITLGLVAAILIARGVKRATLGLEPQEIASLFQEREAIIASIREGLVATDARGTITLFNQTARNQFGEDLLGQSIVSKFADIDFSPVFTAGEQLVNQELPVKGVTMIFNIVPIRFEGLIQGIVMTLRPRDEVDLMARELSQVQAYSDMLRAQTHEYTNRLHAIVGMIQMETYEDVLDFIATETSGHRILIRQLTESIPDPALSAFLIGKYMHALELKVDFTIDPESHMVDIPDSINRHQLVTILGNLLNNAFEAAQGNARHPVVKIFMSDYGNDLIFEIEDNGPGVAEQLKSTIFHKGVSTKSGEKRGYGLHLVKNALKVLNGGISVQHSELGGALFIIEIPKRNHAQ; from the coding sequence ATGACCGCGCTGCGACAATTTTTCAGACGCCGCCTGGTCCCCCGCAAGTTGCTTGATTCGGTGGCGCTGGTGATCATGATCCTGGTGGTCTTCCAGATGATCTCCCTCGGCGTTCTGTTTTCGCGGATGATTTATGAGATTGTCGAGCAGCAGACTGAAAAGCGCGCCCTGCAGGCCGCCAAGCATGTTGCCCTGATTCCGGAATTGCGGCGCATTGTCAACCACCAGGATCAACTCGACACATTAGCCTCGCTGGCCAATGCCATTCGGCTGGAGGCCGAGGCGACCGGGTTGATCATTACCGACAGCCATGCGCTGCAGATCTATAACAGCGACAGCCGGCAAATCGGTCACCTTTATGAGATTCCCAACCTGAATCGTGTTTTGCGCTACGGCCATCCCTACGTTTCCAAAAGCAGCCTCCAGCATGGTGCGCTGATCAGCGGCAACGCCCCGATTTTCAACGACGACCTGGATATCGTCGGCATGGTCTCGGTCAACTACCAGATTGAAAGCGTCCGTCTGCTGACCAAAGGGTATCTGGAAAAAGAGCTGTTCTACATCTGGGTTTTCATTACCCTCGGCCTGGTCGCGGCCATTTTGATCGCCCGGGGGGTCAAGCGCGCCACATTGGGCCTGGAACCCCAGGAGATCGCTTCCCTGTTCCAGGAACGTGAAGCCATCATTGCCTCCATCCGCGAAGGGCTGGTGGCCACGGATGCCCGGGGAACGATCACCCTGTTCAACCAGACCGCGCGCAATCAGTTCGGCGAAGACCTGCTCGGCCAATCCATTGTCAGTAAGTTCGCCGATATCGATTTTTCTCCGGTGTTTACCGCCGGGGAGCAGCTGGTCAACCAGGAGCTTCCGGTCAAGGGGGTCACCATGATTTTCAATATCGTGCCGATCCGCTTCGAAGGGCTCATCCAGGGCATTGTCATGACTCTGCGCCCCCGTGATGAAGTCGACCTGATGGCGCGCGAATTATCCCAGGTACAGGCCTACTCCGATATGCTGCGGGCCCAGACCCACGAATATACCAACCGCCTGCATGCCATTGTCGGCATGATTCAGATGGAAACCTATGAGGATGTCCTTGACTTCATCGCCACGGAGACCAGCGGACACCGCATTCTGATCCGCCAGCTGACCGAATCCATCCCTGATCCGGCCTTGTCAGCTTTTCTGATCGGCAAATACATGCATGCCCTCGAATTGAAAGTTGATTTTACAATTGATCCGGAAAGTCATATGGTTGATATCCCCGACAGTATCAACCGGCACCAGCTGGTCACAATTCTTGGCAACCTGCTCAACAACGCGTTTGAGGCGGCCCAGGGCAACGCCAGGCACCCGGTGGTCAAGATTTTCATGAGTGATTACGGCAATGACCTGATTTTCGAAATTGAAGACAACGGCCCGGGGGTTGCCGAGCAGCTGAAAAGCACCATCTTTCATAAGGGGGTTTCAACAAAATCCGGCGAAAAAAGGGGGTATGGCTTACATCTGGTCAAGAATGCGCTCAAAGTACTGAACGGGGGGATCAGCGTACAGCATAGCGAACTGGGCGGAGCATTGTTCATTATCGAAATTCCCAAAAGGAATCATGCACAATGA
- a CDS encoding tripartite tricarboxylate transporter substrate binding protein → MKKLLLFIVFLLAGQPLDQRLWAFEADHPECLVAAKAGGGMDISCQLVANSLLAARLIDTPMQIKYKTGGIGAVAYNHVIGVRNNDPQLIVATSSGSALNIATQKFGHYDVNSVRWLGAVAADFGVIAVRRDAPWNSLNDLVNALRQPSCSINIGGSGSIGSQDWMKTALLAQEAGIKPTQIRYVGFEGPKDAIEALLNGYIDVFPGDAAELKSTLQNGKIKVLAVLSEHRLPEGFADVPTAREQGYLVEWTIWRGFYMGPQVSEESYQWWINTFRRMVKSPEFEQERIKLGLYPFVVLGQEFTTFVEKSVNKQKELATGIGLIK, encoded by the coding sequence ATGAAAAAACTGTTGCTTTTCATCGTATTTCTGCTGGCCGGACAGCCACTGGATCAGCGGCTTTGGGCCTTTGAAGCAGACCATCCTGAATGCCTGGTCGCGGCCAAGGCCGGCGGTGGGATGGACATTAGCTGTCAGCTGGTCGCCAATTCGCTGCTTGCGGCCCGACTCATTGATACCCCGATGCAGATTAAATACAAAACCGGTGGCATTGGCGCCGTGGCGTACAACCATGTTATTGGCGTACGCAACAATGATCCGCAGCTGATTGTCGCCACCAGTTCAGGATCTGCCCTGAATATCGCCACCCAAAAATTCGGTCATTACGATGTCAACTCCGTGCGCTGGCTGGGCGCCGTTGCCGCAGATTTCGGGGTCATTGCCGTACGGCGGGATGCCCCTTGGAATTCTCTCAACGACTTGGTCAATGCTCTTCGCCAACCTTCTTGCAGTATCAACATTGGCGGCAGTGGCTCCATCGGCAGCCAGGACTGGATGAAAACCGCACTCCTCGCTCAGGAAGCCGGTATCAAACCGACCCAGATACGCTACGTCGGCTTTGAAGGACCCAAGGATGCCATTGAAGCGCTGCTGAACGGCTATATCGACGTCTTTCCGGGCGACGCTGCGGAGTTGAAAAGCACTTTGCAGAACGGGAAAATCAAGGTCCTCGCGGTGTTGTCCGAGCACCGCCTGCCGGAAGGGTTCGCGGATGTCCCGACCGCCAGAGAGCAGGGTTATCTGGTTGAATGGACCATCTGGCGCGGATTTTACATGGGGCCGCAGGTCAGTGAAGAAAGCTACCAATGGTGGATCAACACCTTCAGGCGAATGGTCAAAAGCCCCGAATTTGAGCAGGAACGGATCAAGCTTGGCCTGTACCCCTTTGTGGTGCTCGGTCAGGAATTCACCACCTTTGTGGAAAAATCTGTGAACAAGCAAAAAGAACTGGCCACGGGTATTGGTCTGATCAAATGA
- a CDS encoding tripartite tricarboxylate transporter permease: MEFWTELGHGWQLAFSALNLAMICLGVLLGALLGSMRGLHAIHGVALLLPLTYAFSLPIESTLILLLTVYYAAEFGWQGETASATETPAEQKHLATAQTLSGIGSFFGGMTANIGMILSIILIKQVALRFGPAEYFVLVIFAFASLSIRAGSYPFRTIISTVLGIMMATIGIDSTTGILRFTMNIPQIFDGIEFTTVVVGLFVISKLFELLEASQQPPKPQAKTEHLRLNRVSLLACRWAMLRSAVFGFIIGVLPGGGAILASKLSLKIETTLFASDRDRLRGRLKAVVAKETANSAAVGGAMVPLLALGIPGSGTAAILLGALLLHNITPGPGLFTQHADLIWALVMSMGLGNLLLLGLYWPLARLLQRVREIPDWLFSPVLMVLAFIGVFSINESSLSLLIMLLLGGCAYLLERWHYPLPPLLLGFVLGEVMENALRRALAISGGSLDILYRGPICQTLWLLTFLVILVPLLLSWFFGGRTGAAK; encoded by the coding sequence ATGGAGTTCTGGACCGAACTCGGCCACGGCTGGCAATTGGCTTTTTCCGCCTTGAACCTGGCTATGATTTGCCTGGGTGTATTGCTAGGGGCCTTGCTCGGTTCAATGCGCGGCCTTCATGCCATTCATGGGGTCGCGCTGTTGCTGCCGCTGACTTACGCTTTTTCCCTGCCGATTGAATCAACCCTGATCCTACTCCTGACCGTTTACTATGCCGCCGAATTCGGCTGGCAGGGAGAAACTGCGTCCGCTACGGAAACACCTGCCGAGCAGAAACATCTGGCCACAGCCCAGACCCTCTCCGGGATTGGCTCTTTTTTCGGCGGGATGACCGCCAATATCGGCATGATCCTGTCGATCATCTTGATCAAACAGGTGGCCCTGCGCTTCGGTCCCGCCGAATATTTCGTGTTGGTGATATTCGCCTTCGCCTCGTTGTCGATCAGAGCGGGAAGCTATCCTTTTCGCACCATCATCAGTACCGTGCTGGGAATCATGATGGCAACCATCGGCATCGATTCGACGACTGGCATCCTGCGCTTTACCATGAACATTCCACAAATTTTTGATGGCATTGAATTCACCACGGTGGTCGTCGGCCTGTTTGTCATCAGCAAGCTGTTCGAACTGCTTGAAGCCAGCCAGCAACCACCAAAACCGCAAGCCAAGACGGAACATCTGCGCCTGAACCGGGTCTCCCTGCTCGCCTGTCGTTGGGCCATGCTGCGGTCCGCGGTATTCGGATTTATTATTGGGGTATTGCCGGGCGGTGGTGCGATTCTGGCCAGTAAACTGAGCCTGAAGATCGAAACAACCTTGTTCGCCAGTGACCGTGATCGCCTGCGGGGCAGGCTCAAAGCGGTCGTTGCCAAAGAAACCGCCAACAGCGCCGCCGTGGGTGGCGCCATGGTTCCGCTGCTGGCGCTGGGGATCCCGGGCAGCGGGACCGCCGCCATCTTGCTCGGCGCCCTGCTGCTGCATAATATTACCCCCGGTCCCGGCCTGTTTACCCAACACGCCGACCTGATCTGGGCCCTGGTCATGTCCATGGGGTTGGGCAACCTGCTGCTGCTCGGACTCTACTGGCCGCTGGCGCGCCTGCTGCAGCGAGTCAGGGAAATCCCGGACTGGTTGTTCAGCCCGGTGCTTATGGTCCTGGCCTTCATCGGCGTATTTTCCATCAATGAAAGCTCGCTCTCCCTGCTGATCATGCTGCTGCTGGGTGGCTGCGCCTATCTGCTGGAGCGCTGGCATTACCCCTTGCCTCCCCTGCTGCTCGGGTTCGTGCTGGGCGAAGTGATGGAAAACGCCTTACGGCGAGCTCTGGCCATCAGCGGCGGCAGCCTCGACATCCTCTACCGTGGACCGATCTGTCAGACGCTCTGGCTGCTGACCTTCCTGGTAATCCTGGTCCCGCTGCTGCTCAGCTGGTTCTTTGGCGGACGGACCGGAGCAGCCAAATGA
- a CDS encoding sensor histidine kinase, with protein sequence MIYLFDLLQQMAIFLLIAYLFSKSPAFKPLASDTLLVKHKLFLFIIFSGFATLGSYVGLPIHDAVFNAGAIGNVIAGLIGGPLIGFAVGAVSGLFSVFFGQLTLVAVAQGLSAAAQGLLGGMVHLYLQRKNQSEQLFYPSVALLTALGGAILQLAVLRILVSPTAAAWPMIHSYAFPMIVANALGAALFMTMMRDQKTMLDKVGAMFSAKALNIAERSLGILSKGFNQETAGKLAEIIYDETGVGAVGISDRETTLAFVGEGADHHRPGLTIASPQTREAIRDNKVIYSDGVKEKFSCALREDCPLGSALIVPLRADNEVVGTIKLYEPKHKLFLNLNKTLGEGIARLLSEQLLRDRYENQKNLLVKSELKLIQAQVNPHFLFNALNTIVAVVRKDPDQARSLLLHLSNYFRKNLKRSSDLATLEEELDHVNSYLVIQKARFGEKLIIEQDIDAKLLKTKVPTFTLQPIVENAIKHGISNMLNAGKVRITARREEGRIFIEVIDDAGAYCEKIRTDGLGMNIVDKRIKNLYGSQFGTEIACVPDEMTKVSLILPDKNGVVK encoded by the coding sequence ATGATCTATCTCTTTGACCTGCTGCAACAGATGGCGATTTTCCTGCTTATTGCCTACCTGTTCAGTAAGTCCCCGGCATTCAAACCGCTGGCCAGCGATACCCTGTTGGTCAAACATAAACTCTTTCTGTTCATTATCTTTTCCGGGTTCGCAACGCTGGGCAGTTACGTCGGGCTGCCCATTCATGATGCCGTTTTCAATGCCGGCGCCATCGGTAACGTGATTGCCGGACTCATCGGCGGACCGCTGATCGGCTTTGCAGTCGGTGCGGTCAGCGGACTGTTTTCCGTATTCTTCGGGCAGTTGACCCTGGTTGCGGTCGCTCAGGGACTATCCGCGGCCGCACAAGGCCTGCTCGGCGGCATGGTTCATCTGTACCTGCAGCGGAAAAATCAGTCCGAGCAACTGTTTTACCCGAGTGTGGCTCTCCTGACCGCTTTGGGCGGAGCGATTCTGCAGCTTGCGGTGTTGAGGATCCTGGTCAGCCCGACCGCAGCAGCCTGGCCGATGATCCACAGCTATGCGTTTCCGATGATCGTGGCCAATGCCTTGGGCGCGGCCCTGTTCATGACCATGATGCGCGACCAGAAGACCATGCTCGACAAGGTTGGGGCGATGTTTTCCGCCAAAGCGTTGAACATTGCCGAGCGTAGTCTGGGGATTCTCAGTAAGGGGTTTAATCAGGAAACCGCCGGAAAACTGGCGGAAATCATCTACGATGAAACCGGCGTCGGGGCGGTCGGCATCAGCGACCGCGAGACCACCTTGGCCTTTGTCGGCGAAGGGGCGGATCATCATCGTCCTGGACTGACCATCGCGTCGCCGCAGACCCGGGAAGCGATCCGCGACAATAAGGTTATTTACTCCGATGGAGTGAAGGAAAAATTTTCCTGCGCGCTGCGCGAAGACTGTCCGCTGGGGTCGGCGTTGATCGTGCCGTTACGGGCGGATAACGAGGTTGTCGGCACCATCAAACTCTACGAACCCAAGCACAAGTTGTTCCTGAACCTGAACAAGACCCTCGGTGAAGGGATCGCCCGCCTGCTTTCCGAGCAACTGCTGCGGGATCGCTATGAAAATCAGAAAAACCTGCTGGTCAAATCGGAGTTGAAGCTGATTCAGGCCCAGGTCAACCCTCACTTTCTGTTCAATGCACTGAATACCATTGTGGCGGTGGTGCGCAAGGACCCGGACCAGGCCCGCAGCCTGTTGCTCCATCTGTCCAATTATTTTCGTAAAAACCTCAAACGTTCGAGCGATCTGGCGACCCTGGAAGAAGAGCTGGATCATGTCAACTCGTACCTGGTCATCCAGAAGGCGCGCTTTGGCGAGAAGCTCATCATCGAGCAGGATATTGATGCCAAATTGCTGAAGACAAAAGTGCCGACCTTTACATTGCAGCCGATCGTCGAAAATGCTATCAAACATGGAATTTCCAATATGCTGAATGCCGGTAAAGTCAGGATCACCGCCCGCCGCGAGGAAGGGCGCATCTTCATCGAGGTGATTGATGACGCCGGCGCTTACTGTGAAAAAATCCGGACCGACGGTCTGGGGATGAATATTGTGGACAAGCGGATCAAGAATCTTTACGGGAGTCAGTTCGGGACGGAAATCGCTTGCGTCCCTGACGAAATGACCAAGGTTTCCTTGATTCTGCCCGACAAAAACGGAGTAGTGAAATGA
- a CDS encoding tripartite tricarboxylate transporter TctB family protein produces the protein MADRIFGTIVLLVAVVYGVVAFTVIKAPFQYDPLGPESWPRILAVCAVLCSLYVLIRPDELKFGVAGRVLTRIGIVVVLLIAYAHFYEPAGFIIATAIFCGIFSRLFSATYKESILFGIATGVLGYIVCALLLDLNLPKGLLAAIL, from the coding sequence ATGGCTGATAGAATTTTTGGAACCATTGTTTTGCTGGTTGCCGTTGTCTACGGAGTAGTCGCCTTTACAGTGATCAAAGCACCTTTTCAGTACGATCCCCTTGGCCCGGAAAGCTGGCCGCGGATTCTGGCGGTCTGCGCCGTACTGTGCAGTCTTTATGTCTTGATCCGGCCGGACGAGTTGAAGTTTGGTGTGGCTGGCCGGGTTCTGACCCGGATCGGGATTGTTGTTGTCCTGCTGATCGCCTATGCCCACTTTTATGAGCCCGCCGGGTTCATTATTGCGACAGCTATTTTTTGCGGGATCTTTTCGCGGCTGTTCAGCGCCACCTACAAAGAATCGATCCTGTTCGGGATCGCTACCGGTGTGCTGGGCTATATCGTTTGCGCGCTGCTGCTTGATTTGAATCTGCCAAAAGGCCTTCTGGCAGCGATTTTGTGA
- a CDS encoding response regulator: protein MKTIEVLIIEDNLKVAKAHQLFVEKVEGFTVTGVVNCLADAADMVKVLEPDLILLDVYFPDGNGMDFLARLRRNHADCDVILITAAKEVKLLHSALRSGVFDYMIKPVFFQRFEEALGNYRQHWTRLNALDDMDQEAVDHFFRTAQGNTQQQPCQDVPKGIDPLTLEKVIESFSATPDQGQSAEEVGHSIGASRTTARKYLEYLISTGFLRINLEYGTIGRPERKYFKT, encoded by the coding sequence ATGAAAACGATTGAAGTTCTGATCATTGAAGACAACCTCAAGGTTGCCAAGGCGCATCAGCTGTTTGTCGAAAAGGTTGAGGGTTTCACAGTCACCGGCGTGGTCAACTGCCTGGCTGATGCCGCGGATATGGTGAAGGTTCTGGAGCCTGATCTGATCCTGCTGGATGTCTATTTTCCCGACGGCAACGGCATGGATTTTTTGGCCCGGCTACGCCGCAACCACGCCGATTGCGATGTCATCCTGATCACCGCCGCCAAAGAGGTCAAACTGCTCCATAGCGCCCTGCGCAGCGGCGTATTCGACTACATGATCAAACCGGTCTTCTTTCAACGTTTTGAAGAGGCCCTCGGCAACTACCGTCAACACTGGACGCGGCTGAACGCCCTTGACGACATGGATCAGGAAGCCGTCGATCACTTTTTTCGTACTGCCCAGGGCAACACGCAACAACAACCTTGCCAGGATGTCCCCAAGGGCATCGACCCATTAACCCTGGAAAAAGTCATCGAAAGTTTCAGCGCCACCCCGGATCAGGGGCAAAGCGCCGAAGAAGTCGGCCACAGCATCGGCGCCAGCCGGACCACCGCACGAAAATACCTGGAGTACCTGATTTCCACCGGTTTTCTGCGCATTAATCTCGAATACGGCACCATCGGCCGACCGGAACGCAAATACTTCAAGACCTGA
- a CDS encoding tripartite tricarboxylate transporter TctB family protein: MSDRLFSLVLLLLGLVYGASARVLKVPFSYDPLGPAPVPLFLAILLIILAILLIIHPQPIDLPRATTWKRFLWLAATLVFYQLTWLPLGFLLSTTISLYLASRLFYCSWMQGLMTALILSVICYGVFNFLLDAPLPLGSIFNYGGN; the protein is encoded by the coding sequence ATGAGTGATCGGCTTTTTTCCCTCGTGCTGCTCCTGCTCGGTCTGGTCTACGGGGCTTCGGCCCGCGTGCTTAAGGTTCCATTCAGCTATGACCCCCTGGGGCCGGCTCCGGTTCCGCTGTTTCTGGCGATCCTGCTGATCATCCTTGCGATCCTGTTGATCATTCATCCGCAGCCCATCGACCTGCCCCGGGCAACCACCTGGAAGCGCTTCCTGTGGCTGGCCGCAACCCTGGTCTTTTATCAATTAACCTGGCTCCCCCTGGGCTTTCTGCTCTCGACAACCATCAGCCTTTATCTGGCCTCACGCCTGTTTTACTGTTCCTGGATGCAGGGGCTCATGACCGCCCTGATACTCTCCGTCATCTGTTACGGAGTCTTCAACTTCCTGCTCGATGCCCCGCTGCCGCTGGGGTCAATTTTCAATTACGGCGGCAACTGA
- a CDS encoding Bug family tripartite tricarboxylate transporter substrate binding protein, which yields MKLVKVVACLFLALGLALPVSAASIEKPECIAPAKPGGGFDLTCRVAQIGLKDQLPNLMQVTFMPGGIGAVAFNLFNTTRTDDPNAIVAFSSGSLLNIATGKFGKWTADDVRFLAAAGADFGAIVVKGDSKYQTLDDVMAEFKKTESAMTIGAGGSVGSQDWMKAALLLKSIGKDPRKMRYVAYDGGGDAIAGLLGGSIQLYTGDVGEMVSHLGTGDMRILAVMSSERLPAPFDQIPTTKELGYDAEWTIMRGYYMGKNVSDEAYNAWADIFKAAYKTEEFAKIQKDKGLLPFNMAGEEFDKEVKRRVEKMRGVAREAGLIK from the coding sequence ATGAAGTTGGTTAAGGTTGTGGCATGTTTGTTTCTCGCTCTTGGTCTGGCGTTGCCGGTGTCGGCAGCGAGCATCGAAAAACCGGAGTGTATTGCACCGGCCAAACCTGGCGGTGGTTTCGATTTAACCTGTCGTGTGGCCCAGATCGGTCTGAAAGATCAACTGCCGAATTTGATGCAGGTCACCTTCATGCCCGGTGGTATCGGTGCGGTTGCCTTCAATCTGTTCAACACCACCCGGACTGACGATCCCAATGCCATCGTCGCCTTCTCCTCTGGCTCCCTGCTCAATATCGCGACCGGCAAATTCGGCAAATGGACTGCTGACGATGTGCGCTTCCTCGCCGCTGCTGGTGCCGATTTCGGTGCGATCGTGGTGAAAGGGGACAGCAAATACCAGACTCTTGACGACGTTATGGCAGAGTTCAAAAAGACCGAATCCGCAATGACCATCGGTGCCGGTGGCTCGGTCGGCAGCCAGGACTGGATGAAGGCCGCCTTGCTGCTGAAATCGATCGGCAAGGATCCGCGGAAAATGCGTTATGTCGCCTATGATGGCGGCGGCGATGCCATTGCCGGACTGCTTGGCGGCAGCATTCAGCTGTATACCGGTGATGTCGGCGAAATGGTTTCCCACCTGGGAACCGGTGACATGAGAATTCTTGCTGTCATGTCCAGCGAGCGGCTGCCCGCTCCTTTCGATCAGATCCCGACCACAAAAGAGCTGGGCTACGATGCGGAATGGACCATCATGCGCGGTTACTACATGGGCAAAAATGTCTCCGACGAAGCTTATAACGCTTGGGCCGATATTTTCAAGGCCGCTTACAAAACTGAAGAATTTGCCAAGATTCAGAAAGATAAAGGCCTGCTGCCTTTCAACATGGCTGGCGAAGAGTTTGACAAAGAAGTGAAACGCCGGGTCGAAAAAATGCGCGGTGTTGCCAGGGAAGCTGGTCTGATCAAATAA
- a CDS encoding tripartite tricarboxylate transporter permease, whose product MFDVFSNLSQGFAVALQPANFLYVVIGCLSGTLIGALPGIGPINGVAILLPIAFSAGLPPESALILLAGIYYGAEYGGRISSILLNVPGDAGAVFTTLDGNPMAKKGEAGRALSLSAVASFIGGTIAVILMSLFGPLLASVAIKFNPSDYVALMVFAFTCLSSLVGKNPVKTLLGAIMGFMITTIGIDANTGVPRFTFDIPDLLSGIDFLIIVIGLFGMAELISLVEQQVTGKLEVLPIGKSFVSWQDLMKVKWTILRSSLIGFFIGVLPGTGASVASAVTYGTEKRLAGESGKNFGSGDVRGLAAPEAANNASAGGAMVPMLTMGIPGSGTTAILLGALLLFNVTPGPLMFQNRPEIAWGLIASMYIGNIALLVINLPLVGIFARLLTIPQKFLTPLIAVLAFVGIYSVVSNPFDLYMIIGLGVFGWLLRKLQFSLAPVILGVVLGNIFEDNLRRALSISGGDWSILFESGSSLFLYFLAILIVFAPMLLGRIMNKKTA is encoded by the coding sequence ATGTTTGATGTTTTCTCGAATCTGTCGCAGGGCTTTGCCGTTGCCCTGCAACCGGCAAACTTTCTGTATGTGGTCATCGGTTGTCTGTCGGGAACGCTGATCGGGGCCTTGCCCGGAATCGGGCCGATCAACGGGGTCGCAATTTTGCTGCCGATCGCTTTCAGTGCCGGTTTGCCGCCCGAGTCCGCGTTGATACTGCTGGCGGGGATCTACTACGGAGCCGAATACGGCGGCCGGATTTCCTCTATTCTGCTCAATGTGCCGGGCGATGCCGGGGCGGTGTTCACCACTCTCGACGGTAACCCCATGGCCAAAAAGGGCGAAGCCGGACGGGCCTTGTCGTTATCCGCGGTGGCGTCGTTTATCGGCGGTACTATTGCTGTCATTCTGATGTCACTGTTCGGTCCCTTGCTGGCTTCGGTCGCGATCAAGTTCAACCCGTCCGATTATGTGGCGCTGATGGTCTTCGCTTTTACCTGCCTCTCCTCCCTGGTCGGGAAAAACCCGGTTAAAACCCTGCTCGGGGCGATCATGGGCTTTATGATCACCACCATCGGGATTGATGCCAATACCGGGGTGCCACGTTTCACCTTTGATATTCCGGACCTGCTTTCCGGGATCGATTTCCTGATCATCGTCATCGGTCTGTTCGGGATGGCGGAACTGATCAGTCTGGTCGAGCAGCAGGTGACTGGCAAATTGGAAGTGCTGCCCATCGGCAAGAGCTTCGTGTCCTGGCAGGATTTGATGAAAGTCAAGTGGACGATTTTGCGCAGTTCGTTGATCGGCTTCTTCATCGGCGTGTTGCCGGGAACCGGGGCCTCGGTCGCTTCGGCTGTGACCTATGGGACGGAAAAGCGTCTGGCCGGTGAAAGCGGCAAGAATTTCGGCAGCGGCGATGTTCGCGGCCTGGCGGCTCCGGAAGCGGCCAACAACGCTTCGGCCGGCGGTGCGATGGTGCCGATGTTGACCATGGGGATTCCCGGCTCAGGAACCACCGCAATTCTGCTGGGCGCATTGTTGCTGTTCAATGTCACTCCGGGTCCGCTGATGTTCCAGAACCGGCCGGAAATCGCCTGGGGATTGATCGCCTCCATGTATATTGGCAATATCGCCCTGCTGGTGATCAACCTGCCGCTGGTCGGAATTTTCGCCAGGCTGTTGACTATCCCGCAGAAATTTCTGACCCCGCTGATCGCTGTGCTGGCTTTTGTCGGCATCTATTCCGTGGTCAGCAATCCCTTTGACCTGTACATGATCATCGGTCTGGGAGTCTTCGGCTGGTTGCTGCGCAAACTGCAGTTCTCCCTTGCCCCGGTTATTTTAGGCGTGGTGCTCGGTAACATTTTCGAGGACAACCTGCGCCGGGCCCTGTCTATTTCGGGTGGAGACTGGTCGATTCTGTTTGAATCGGGAAGCAGTCTCTTTTTGTACTTCCTGGCTATTCTGATCGTTTTTGCCCCCATGCTGCTGGGGCGGATCATGAACAAAAAAACGGCCTGA
- the rraA gene encoding ribonuclease E activity regulator RraA → MTEQQQSWATADLYDEYEDRLQVGEPLFTHYGGQNYFCGPIATIKCFEDNSTVSELLGTPGNGQILVVDAGGSRRCAMLGDRLAQKAVDNGWAGVVMYGCIRDSAEIGQMPLGVLALATIPRKSIKKGIGESGIPVSFSGVMFRPGAWLYADPDGLVVADERIS, encoded by the coding sequence ATGACCGAGCAACAACAAAGTTGGGCAACTGCTGACCTTTATGATGAGTATGAAGACCGCCTCCAGGTCGGTGAGCCGTTGTTCACCCACTATGGCGGACAGAATTATTTTTGTGGTCCAATCGCGACCATCAAATGCTTTGAAGACAATTCCACGGTCAGTGAATTGCTGGGTACCCCTGGCAATGGGCAGATCCTGGTGGTCGATGCTGGCGGCTCCAGGCGCTGTGCCATGCTCGGTGACCGGCTGGCGCAAAAGGCGGTCGATAACGGCTGGGCCGGGGTTGTCATGTATGGCTGTATCCGGGATTCCGCGGAAATCGGGCAAATGCCCCTCGGCGTGCTGGCCCTGGCTACGATACCCCGCAAAAGCATTAAAAAAGGGATCGGTGAAAGCGGTATCCCAGTCAGTTTCTCCGGAGTCATGTTTCGGCCCGGCGCCTGGTTGTATGCCGATCCAGACGGTTTGGTTGTTGCCGACGAGCGAATTTCCTGA